The Porites lutea chromosome 4, jaPorLute2.1, whole genome shotgun sequence genome contains a region encoding:
- the LOC140934476 gene encoding uncharacterized protein F54H12.2-like, with translation MSLQLFDVPDVDYRYEASREVEFQPALTGIQPITFSIPGSDDYYDTNSLRFKVKVRLTDPAAGYTGLDEGLLISDGNETRHVYCVNNFGHTIFRDITLSMNGVLMTEQSNTYHYRAYLETLLNFNREEGATKLAPQGWVNQLNVVNVMGATAANSDVPTNANWSGNAELRTLTSRLLTEHWHTFLIRPHLAPLKTGKFVYVRLQKERQLGKQIARYPVVRSEIRTFSFDGRTTQWEQDNAFVGRFPDRVMVGLLHSDAFNGNLQRYPFAFEKFGVTQIRQTLNGEEYPYRTLQLTGDQAYEDLLGYDRFLQAMGAYNEDKIPLLLPGDWGQGKNCTLFLFNNVPSGKADDPQYRNPRQSGNTRLIIDFAAAVGHNITVLVWSEYENMYEINHMGGIKYNING, from the exons ATGTCGCTCCAACTGTTTGACGTGCCCGATGTGGATTATCGGTACGAAGCCTCTCGGGAGGTGGAGTTTCAACCCGCCTTGACGGGGATCCAGCCCATCACGTTCTCCATTCCGGGCTCCGACGATTATTACGATACCAATTCTCTCCGATTTAAAGTCAAAGTCCGTCTGACCGATCCAGCCGCTGGGTATACTGGCTTGGATGAGGGGCTGCTCATCTCGGATGGCAACGAAACGAGACATGTGTactgcgtcaacaattttggacACACCATCTTTCGAGATATCACCCTGAGCATGAATGGGGTCCTCATGACGGAACAGAGCAACACCTATCATTACAGAGCCTACCTAGAAACCCTCCTGAACTTCAACCGAGAAGAAGGGGCCACCAAGTTAGCCCCGCAAGGATGGGTCAATCAGCTAAATGTGGTGAATGTCATGGGAGCCACCGCCGCCAATTCCGATGTCCCTACAAACGCCAATTGGAGTGGGAATGCAGAATTGCGTACCTTGACGAGCCGATTACTGACTGAGCATTGGCACACCTTCCTCATCCGTCCCCATTTGGCACCCCTCAAGACAGGCAAATT TGTCTATGtgagactgcagaaagaaagacagCTGGGCAAACAAATTGCCCGCTACCCCGTGGTGCGGAGCGAAATCCGCACCTTTTCCTTTGATGGACGCACCACCCAGTGGGAACAAGACAATGCGTTTGTGGGTCGATTTCCTGACCGAGTGATGGTCGGGTTATTGCATTCGGATGCCTTCAATGGAAACCTACAACGCTAcccctttgcctttgaaaagtttggggtcACCCAGATACGTCAGACCTTGAATGGAGAAGAATACCCTTACAGAACCCTGCAACTGACTGGAGATCAAGCCTATGAAGATCTGCTGGGGTACGATCGATTTCTACAAGCCATGGGTGCCTACAATGAAGACAAGATTCCCCTCCTGCTGCCTGGAGATTGGGGACAAGGCAAGAACTGCACGTTGTTCCTATTCAACAATGTACCCAGTGGAAAAGCCGATGATCCTCAGTATCGCAACCCCCGTCAATCGGGCAATACGCGACTGATCATTGATTTTGCTGCTGCAGTGGGACACAACATCACTGTGTTGGTCTGGAGCGAGTATGAAAACATGTATGAGATCAATCACATGGGAGGTATAAAATACAACATCAACGGCTGA